The following nucleotide sequence is from Acidobacteriota bacterium.
TCCCCGCGCGCACGAACTCCTTCTTGAGGCCTCGGCTCGTGCCGACCGAGATCTTCTTCGGCGCGGAATCGGGGGCGAACGAGGCGTTGACCTGGAGCTCGAGATCCGGCGGAAACCACTTGAGGCCGGTGAAGGAGCGCTTCATCGGGGATTCGGGATCGTAGACGAGGACGCGCCCCGTCCCCGACTGGGGCGACATCGCGAGGAGGAACCTCCCGACGACGACCACCTCGCCGTCGCCGATCTTCGTCCGCGAGGCAACCGCCGTTCCGTCGCCGGGGACGAGCCCGCCCTCATCGGTGGACTTCCGAAGCGTGGCTCCCTTCGCACCGGCGATGGGCGACGCGAAGAAATCGCCCGTCGCGTACGAGACGGCCACCATCGCCGCCATCGGGGCGGTCGGATCGAAGACGAGCTTCTCGCCGTCGGCGCCCACGCGCGTCGTCGCCCCCGCGTCGAGGTAGTGCGCGTCGATGGCGGTGAAGGGGGACATCAACGCCCCCTTGATGTCGTCGTCCTGCTTGCGGTGCGCGGCGGCGATGACCCCC
It contains:
- a CDS encoding DUF1684 domain-containing protein, yielding MRDTAGTLSLHAGAALAATLAATTLGLTAPPEAPYADPKGVIAAAHRKQDDDIKGALMSPFTAIDAHYLDAGATTRVGADGEKLVFDPTAPMAAMVAVSYATGDFFASPIAGAKGATLRKSTDEGGLVPGDGTAVASRTKIGDGEVVVVGRFLLAMSPQSGTGRVLVYDPESPMKRSFTGLKWFPPDLELQVNASFAPDSAPKKISVGTSRGLKKEFVRAGTFEFEVGGVKQHLAVLAESGTPKDGDDIFIPFRDATTGKESYDVGRYLNMKFKTPDARYIIDFNDAGNPSCNYSPFYNCPIPPAENTLTVPIRAGEMTYPAHH